Proteins found in one Nocardia brasiliensis ATCC 700358 genomic segment:
- a CDS encoding alpha/beta fold hydrolase, which translates to MSTAISADGTQLAYDVVGEGPALVYVTGATCFRKFRPIVDDVKAFAKEFTVYTYDRRGRGGSTDTAPYDVQREVDDIEAMIDAAGGNAFLYGHSSGAVLTLEAALRLPHKVDRAVIYDASYVHDAAERDSYAELARKVESLLQRGENSGAVKEFLREIGMPRPFVALLPLFPGWSTMKALAPTLRYDIALTADVPPLDRLGGIKVPLHIVAGAKSPAGLHDVARQLADTIPTSTLRILEGQNHMVSTKALLPILRGFLRAQ; encoded by the coding sequence ATGAGCACGGCGATATCGGCGGACGGCACGCAACTGGCCTACGACGTGGTGGGCGAGGGACCCGCACTGGTGTATGTCACCGGGGCGACCTGCTTCCGGAAATTCCGGCCCATCGTGGACGACGTCAAAGCGTTCGCGAAGGAATTCACCGTCTATACCTATGACCGTCGCGGCCGTGGCGGCAGTACCGACACCGCGCCCTACGATGTGCAGCGCGAAGTCGACGATATCGAGGCGATGATCGACGCGGCCGGCGGCAATGCCTTCCTCTACGGGCATTCGTCGGGCGCGGTGCTCACGCTCGAAGCCGCGCTGCGGTTACCGCACAAGGTCGATCGGGCGGTCATCTATGACGCGTCGTACGTGCACGACGCGGCGGAACGCGATTCCTACGCCGAGTTGGCCCGTAAGGTCGAGTCGCTGCTGCAAAGGGGCGAGAACTCGGGCGCGGTGAAGGAATTCCTGCGCGAGATCGGCATGCCGCGTCCGTTCGTCGCGCTGCTGCCGCTGTTTCCCGGCTGGTCCACCATGAAGGCCCTGGCACCCACCCTCAGGTACGACATCGCGCTGACCGCGGACGTGCCACCGCTGGACCGGCTCGGCGGCATCAAAGTACCGCTGCATATCGTCGCCGGTGCGAAAAGCCCGGCCGGATTGCACGATGTCGCACGGCAACTCGCCGACACCATTCCCACGTCCACGCTTCGCATTCTCGAGGGGCAGAACCATATGGTCAGCACGAAGGCGTTGCTGCCGATTCTGCGTGGATTCCTGCGCGCGCAGTGA
- a CDS encoding zinc-binding dehydrogenase, translated as MKAVTFPAFGAPEILAVVDLPDPGPAAGEVLIVTEAIGVGGLDALIRSGALTAYGATPGHVLGSEVAGTVAAVGDGVDTAWIGRRVWAHTGLSGGYAERAVAPAATVVPIPAAVSAAAAVTLGSSAMVAHFALRHAHFAPGESVLVRGAAGGIGVMVVQLAARRGAGSVAVTTSSAERGDRLRKLGATHVLDRHGRGGPGAPADYDVIIDIVGGAEVSAFLGRLAPNGRMVVVGAMGGMPPADFAEPMIAAFQKSLSFATFSADTVPATEISSAIAELFAAAARGELEAVVHEELSLADAVPAHRMIDAGKVFGRLVLVP; from the coding sequence GTGAAAGCAGTGACGTTCCCGGCGTTCGGGGCGCCGGAGATCCTCGCAGTGGTCGATCTTCCCGATCCGGGTCCGGCCGCGGGCGAGGTGCTGATCGTGACCGAGGCGATCGGGGTCGGCGGTCTCGATGCGCTGATCCGCAGCGGTGCGTTGACCGCCTACGGAGCCACGCCCGGGCACGTGCTCGGCAGTGAGGTGGCGGGGACCGTCGCGGCGGTAGGGGACGGTGTCGACACCGCGTGGATCGGCCGGCGGGTCTGGGCGCACACCGGGTTGAGCGGGGGCTACGCCGAGCGTGCTGTGGCCCCGGCCGCGACAGTGGTGCCCATCCCGGCGGCGGTGTCGGCCGCCGCGGCGGTGACCCTCGGGAGTTCGGCCATGGTGGCCCATTTCGCTTTGCGCCATGCCCATTTCGCGCCGGGCGAGTCGGTGCTGGTGCGCGGCGCGGCCGGGGGCATCGGGGTGATGGTGGTCCAGCTCGCAGCCCGGCGTGGTGCGGGATCGGTCGCGGTGACGACCTCCTCGGCCGAGCGCGGCGACCGCCTGCGCAAGCTCGGCGCCACGCACGTGCTGGACCGGCACGGCCGCGGCGGGCCCGGCGCGCCGGCGGACTACGACGTGATCATCGATATCGTCGGCGGAGCGGAGGTGTCCGCGTTCCTCGGGCGGCTCGCCCCGAACGGTCGCATGGTGGTGGTCGGCGCGATGGGCGGCATGCCGCCGGCGGACTTCGCCGAGCCGATGATCGCGGCATTCCAGAAATCGCTGTCGTTCGCCACCTTCAGCGCGGATACGGTGCCTGCCACCGAGATCAGCTCGGCGATCGCCGAGCTGTTCGCCGCCGCGGCGCGCGGCGAACTGGAAGCGGTGGTGCACGAAGAACTTTCGCTGGCCGACGCGGTCCCGGCGCATCGGATGATCGACGCGGGCAAGGTGTTCGGCCGGCTCGTGCTCGTGCCCTGA
- a CDS encoding TetR/AcrR family transcriptional regulator, producing the protein MTTRLSQPLRSDARDNRERILDAARAVFVADGLDVPMRAIARRAQVGPATLYRHFPTKESLVTEAFTDHMHACRAIVDEGLADPDAWHGFRVAVEKLCELLARDQGFSAAIMAAFPHSMDFTAIRSSSLIGAAELLRRAKDSGQLRADILVDDLVLMIMANDGLRTNSLAARVAASRRFAALMLQAFRAAPTVVPLPPVPRLTPAI; encoded by the coding sequence GTGACCACTCGTTTGTCTCAGCCCCTCCGTTCCGACGCGCGGGACAACCGCGAGCGCATTCTCGACGCGGCACGCGCGGTGTTCGTCGCCGATGGGCTGGACGTGCCGATGCGCGCGATCGCCCGGCGCGCGCAGGTCGGCCCGGCCACCCTCTACCGGCACTTCCCGACCAAGGAGTCACTGGTCACCGAGGCGTTCACCGATCACATGCACGCGTGCCGGGCCATCGTGGACGAGGGCCTGGCCGACCCGGACGCGTGGCACGGTTTCCGTGTCGCCGTCGAGAAGTTGTGTGAATTGCTGGCGCGCGACCAGGGTTTCAGCGCTGCCATCATGGCTGCCTTTCCGCATTCGATGGACTTCACCGCGATCCGTTCGTCCTCGCTCATCGGCGCCGCCGAACTGCTGCGCCGCGCCAAGGACAGCGGTCAGCTGCGCGCCGACATCCTGGTGGACGACCTCGTCCTGATGATCATGGCCAACGACGGACTGCGCACGAACAGCCTTGCCGCACGCGTCGCGGCGTCCCGGCGCTTCGCCGCGCTCATGCTGCAGGCGTTCCGCGCCGCGCCCACCGTCGTCCCGCTGCCGCCGGTGCCGCGATTGACGCCCGCGATCTGA
- a CDS encoding response regulator transcription factor yields MEVVGQCGERDVEATLERHRPDIAIISISQYERRPERWIRSVLLSTPSAVAVIILGDRDTPRGIGDLIAAGAGGYVWKNSTREELISAVRKIFENPEQVVLSVTRGMLQGLGSGDGAILSTREREVLTLVAAGLKNSQIADRLYLAEGTVKRHLTNIYAKLSASSRVEAIKQAIALDLLSVEAILEPDASRQR; encoded by the coding sequence ATGGAAGTCGTCGGGCAATGCGGTGAGCGCGATGTCGAGGCGACGCTCGAGCGGCACCGGCCGGATATCGCGATCATCAGCATCAGCCAATACGAGCGGCGACCGGAACGTTGGATACGCAGCGTTCTGCTGAGCACGCCCAGCGCGGTCGCGGTGATCATCCTGGGCGACCGGGACACTCCGCGCGGCATCGGCGATCTGATCGCGGCGGGCGCGGGGGGATACGTGTGGAAGAACTCGACCCGGGAGGAGTTGATCAGCGCGGTACGCAAGATCTTCGAGAACCCCGAGCAGGTGGTTTTGTCGGTCACCCGAGGCATGCTGCAAGGCCTGGGCAGCGGGGACGGAGCCATACTCTCCACCCGGGAACGAGAGGTGCTGACTCTCGTCGCCGCGGGCCTGAAGAACTCGCAGATCGCCGACCGGCTGTATCTGGCCGAAGGTACCGTCAAACGGCATCTGACGAATATCTACGCCAAACTCTCGGCCTCCTCACGCGTCGAAGCGATAAAACAGGCAATCGCCCTGGACCTGCTTTCGGTCGAGGCGATACTCGAGCCCGATGCCTCCAGGCAGCGATGA
- a CDS encoding glucosaminidase domain-containing protein, whose protein sequence is MSVVAEWPAHSAAEESGAVEQHEFDESSAGAEAAFEAESFPSGLVLTARPGPSAAGQEHWDPNNTGLPLYDTGPQVRTKKLAPNFTVGELVSSGGRPADRARISPALVRCLQAIRDRVGKPVKITSGYRSWASNVAVYRARGQKPTLSRHCSGQAADITIAGLTGLQIAELAIDACGNDIALGVGGTFAHIDVRGRPDTWTYLTGSANAAALAHVRQYRLNRSTPKPGPTPTPTPTPTRTPDRAAGIVRRGSFTKCATGEQPGARAMANQWKRLTGRQAGTFNCRATTFGTPSLHGEGRSIDLYANAADPAHRAQVDAYLAWLQANAVELQVAYIIWNRRQWGWQYRAQGWRAYGGSNPHTDHIHVDLSWEGARSPSPLFAGPVPGLGGGSAPAPTPKPGPRPSGRVPAHVVDFVRKYRPHAQANETRSRIPWLVTLGQAALETGWGAKACGNNFFGIKAGAKVPEAQRKLCTTTEVHSTPNVRSYPEIISVTPRPDGRYNYVVRAWFRAYASPAESFDGHARVLLQPRYAKAFAHTADPYAFAREVAAAGYATEPSYAATLTGVMKLIETVP, encoded by the coding sequence ATGAGTGTCGTTGCCGAGTGGCCCGCCCACAGCGCAGCCGAAGAATCCGGTGCCGTCGAGCAGCACGAGTTCGACGAGAGCAGCGCTGGTGCCGAGGCGGCCTTCGAGGCCGAAAGTTTCCCGTCAGGGCTGGTGCTCACCGCCCGGCCCGGCCCATCGGCCGCCGGGCAAGAGCATTGGGATCCGAACAACACCGGCCTGCCGCTCTACGACACCGGGCCGCAGGTCCGCACGAAGAAGCTGGCGCCGAACTTCACCGTCGGTGAACTCGTCAGCAGCGGTGGACGTCCCGCAGACCGCGCCCGCATCTCGCCGGCACTGGTCCGCTGTCTGCAAGCGATCCGCGATCGAGTGGGAAAGCCGGTGAAGATCACCTCGGGCTACCGGTCCTGGGCGAGCAATGTCGCCGTCTACCGGGCGCGCGGGCAAAAGCCCACGCTCAGTAGGCATTGCAGCGGGCAGGCCGCCGACATCACCATCGCCGGTCTCACCGGACTACAGATCGCGGAACTGGCGATCGACGCCTGCGGCAACGATATCGCGCTCGGCGTCGGCGGTACGTTCGCGCATATCGACGTGCGCGGTCGACCCGACACCTGGACGTATCTGACCGGTTCGGCCAACGCGGCCGCACTCGCCCATGTGCGGCAGTATCGCCTGAACCGGTCGACGCCGAAGCCGGGACCAACGCCTACGCCCACGCCCACTCCGACCCGGACGCCCGATCGTGCGGCGGGCATCGTACGGCGCGGTTCGTTCACCAAGTGTGCGACGGGGGAGCAGCCCGGCGCCCGCGCCATGGCGAATCAGTGGAAGCGCTTGACCGGCCGCCAGGCGGGCACATTCAACTGCCGGGCAACCACTTTCGGCACCCCGTCGCTGCACGGGGAGGGGCGGTCGATCGACCTCTACGCGAACGCGGCGGACCCGGCGCACCGGGCGCAGGTCGACGCCTATCTCGCCTGGCTGCAGGCCAACGCGGTGGAATTGCAAGTGGCGTACATCATTTGGAATCGACGGCAGTGGGGCTGGCAGTACCGGGCGCAGGGTTGGCGGGCGTACGGCGGCAGCAACCCGCACACCGACCACATTCACGTCGACCTCAGCTGGGAGGGTGCGCGATCGCCGAGTCCGCTGTTCGCCGGACCTGTTCCCGGCTTGGGCGGCGGTAGCGCACCTGCGCCGACGCCGAAACCCGGGCCGCGACCGAGCGGCCGGGTGCCCGCGCACGTCGTCGATTTCGTGCGCAAGTACCGTCCGCACGCGCAGGCGAACGAAACCCGCAGCCGCATACCGTGGCTGGTCACCCTCGGTCAGGCGGCGCTCGAAACCGGTTGGGGCGCGAAGGCCTGCGGCAACAACTTCTTCGGCATCAAAGCGGGTGCGAAAGTGCCGGAGGCGCAACGTAAGTTGTGCACGACCACGGAAGTCCACAGCACACCGAACGTCCGTAGCTACCCCGAGATCATTTCGGTGACGCCGAGGCCCGACGGCCGGTACAACTACGTCGTGCGCGCGTGGTTCCGGGCCTATGCTTCCCCGGCCGAGTCGTTCGACGGCCACGCGCGGGTGCTGTTGCAGCCCCGGTACGCGAAAGCGTTCGCGCACACCGCCGATCCCTATGCGTTCGCCCGCGAAGTGGCGGCCGCAGGCTACGCCACCGAACCGAGCTATGCTGCGACACTGACAGGTGTGATGAAGTTGATCGAGACGGTGCCATAG
- a CDS encoding pentapeptide repeat-containing protein, whose protein sequence is MSTVAESSIFASPEATPDTGVWPTREDVFAEDVGALEHDGETGWQNEDSDTEFDEAGDTEADYAYGTECDREDAGQEDAVFEVDSEAATFEAADDTEADYGNAGYEGGVYEEVDYENADFEDADFENIHYEEADHEEADYGEADYEDADYEDADYEDAQPVAVTPGRLLVHRHPQLRAHAGTPPDLLIEWNGMVEPSVVDVVVHLHGYSGHGAAMQIVKHKKPISGLDFTDPAKPGVAGRTVPTLLILPRGHHQPKGNPARYTFPALTKPGALQALIDDALARFGAATGTSVRRNRLILTAHSGGGAALMSVLGHTDPDEVHTFDALYNDPKALIDWARKRMAAGTGALRVLYRPGEGTARASERVGAAVRAAGSPNFRVERTRVPHNDIPRRFGWQLLADASANLSGGVLSREAADESTEELWTPQEGDGEYWGETGWESEDFAGESIAQECGCRCKDSESLEEEAPPARARRMLGKCKPVQDDLRPEAPWSEMQQRFRKRCSLTSHRLDAKAAIDCACAFGDPRDVALFSMARVIAAGPLAARLFAHFLGASGAEVTIDVADMIKRSAGVREKIRKSIARGGDIGFTRLEQSEYRDSDLQFAYGAIDCVQWRVLPSAPKDWRKKPATRIEISMLDYYEFHPARPGVSQCAHAACVELVARGQAKNFWTSGSTVVTLADLGVRPAPPARPPRERRPLHQSTY, encoded by the coding sequence ATGAGTACCGTTGCCGAATCATCGATCTTCGCTTCGCCCGAGGCGACGCCCGATACCGGCGTGTGGCCCACGCGCGAAGACGTCTTCGCCGAAGACGTGGGTGCGCTGGAGCACGACGGCGAAACCGGCTGGCAGAACGAGGATTCCGACACCGAGTTCGACGAAGCCGGGGATACCGAGGCGGACTACGCCTACGGGACCGAGTGCGACCGCGAGGACGCCGGCCAGGAGGACGCTGTCTTCGAAGTAGACAGCGAGGCAGCGACTTTCGAGGCCGCAGACGATACGGAAGCGGACTACGGGAACGCCGGCTACGAAGGCGGGGTCTACGAAGAGGTCGACTACGAGAACGCCGACTTCGAGGATGCCGACTTCGAGAACATCCACTATGAGGAGGCCGACCACGAGGAAGCCGACTACGGGGAAGCCGATTACGAGGATGCGGATTACGAAGACGCGGATTACGAAGACGCCCAGCCAGTCGCGGTGACACCCGGCCGGTTGCTCGTGCACCGGCATCCCCAATTGCGTGCGCACGCGGGCACGCCACCGGATCTGCTGATCGAGTGGAACGGCATGGTCGAGCCCTCGGTGGTCGATGTGGTCGTCCACTTGCACGGCTACTCCGGTCACGGCGCGGCCATGCAGATCGTCAAGCACAAGAAGCCGATCAGCGGACTGGATTTCACCGATCCGGCCAAGCCGGGAGTCGCCGGACGGACCGTCCCGACGTTGCTGATCCTGCCCCGCGGTCACCATCAGCCGAAGGGCAATCCGGCACGCTACACGTTCCCGGCGCTCACGAAACCCGGTGCACTGCAAGCGCTGATCGATGACGCGCTGGCCCGTTTCGGCGCGGCGACCGGAACGAGCGTACGGCGCAATCGGCTGATTTTGACCGCACACTCCGGCGGTGGAGCGGCGCTGATGTCGGTCCTGGGGCACACCGATCCGGACGAGGTGCACACCTTCGACGCGCTGTACAACGATCCGAAAGCGTTGATCGACTGGGCGCGCAAGCGCATGGCGGCGGGTACCGGCGCGCTGCGGGTGCTGTACCGCCCCGGTGAGGGCACCGCGCGGGCCAGTGAGCGGGTCGGGGCGGCGGTCCGGGCGGCCGGTTCGCCGAACTTCCGGGTGGAGCGAACACGGGTGCCGCACAACGATATTCCGCGTCGATTCGGCTGGCAGCTGCTCGCCGACGCGTCCGCGAACCTGAGCGGCGGGGTCCTCAGCCGGGAGGCGGCCGACGAGAGCACCGAGGAGCTGTGGACGCCGCAGGAGGGCGACGGCGAATACTGGGGCGAGACCGGTTGGGAATCCGAGGATTTCGCGGGGGAGTCGATCGCGCAGGAGTGCGGGTGCCGGTGCAAGGACAGCGAATCGTTAGAGGAAGAAGCTCCGCCCGCCCGCGCTCGCCGGATGCTCGGCAAATGCAAGCCGGTACAGGACGATCTGAGGCCGGAGGCGCCCTGGAGCGAGATGCAGCAGCGATTCCGCAAGCGCTGCAGCCTGACCAGTCATCGCCTCGACGCCAAAGCGGCCATCGATTGTGCGTGCGCGTTCGGCGATCCGCGCGATGTGGCGCTGTTCTCGATGGCGCGTGTGATCGCCGCGGGGCCGCTCGCGGCCCGGCTGTTCGCGCACTTCCTCGGTGCCAGCGGTGCCGAGGTCACCATCGACGTGGCCGACATGATCAAGCGGTCGGCCGGCGTGCGGGAGAAGATCCGCAAGTCGATCGCGCGCGGTGGCGACATCGGCTTCACCCGGCTCGAGCAGAGCGAATATCGCGACAGCGACCTGCAATTCGCTTATGGCGCGATCGACTGCGTGCAGTGGCGGGTGCTGCCGTCCGCGCCCAAGGATTGGCGGAAGAAGCCCGCCACCCGGATCGAGATCTCGATGCTGGACTACTACGAATTCCATCCCGCCCGCCCCGGCGTCAGCCAGTGCGCGCACGCCGCGTGCGTCGAGCTCGTCGCGCGGGGGCAGGCGAAGAATTTCTGGACCAGCGGCAGCACCGTGGTCACCCTCGCGGACCTCGGGGTGCGTCCCGCGCCGCCCGCGCGGCCGCCGCGGGAGCGCCGCCCCCTCCACCAGAGCACCTACTGA
- a CDS encoding YbaK/EbsC family protein translates to MTQSDPYQRLIEFLDAGSAEYRLIDHEPEGRTDLVSPMRGNDLHDAAKCMVVMVKIGKKTKRYVLAVVPGDAKVDLTAVRALFDGTYVSFATPEIAENLSGSVAGTILPFSFHPDLELIVDPGVLDIPELYFNAARLDRSMALRTGDYVRLAQPRTEKIAQYEAAMGEAMT, encoded by the coding sequence ATGACCCAGAGTGATCCCTACCAGCGCCTCATCGAGTTCCTCGACGCAGGTTCCGCCGAATATCGATTGATCGATCATGAACCGGAGGGCCGTACCGATCTGGTCAGTCCGATGCGCGGCAACGACTTGCACGATGCGGCGAAATGCATGGTGGTGATGGTGAAGATCGGTAAGAAGACCAAGCGGTACGTCTTGGCGGTGGTGCCGGGTGACGCAAAGGTCGATCTCACCGCGGTGCGCGCGCTCTTCGACGGCACCTATGTTTCCTTTGCCACCCCCGAGATCGCCGAGAATCTTTCCGGTTCCGTGGCGGGCACGATCCTGCCCTTCTCGTTTCATCCCGATCTCGAACTCATCGTCGACCCCGGTGTACTCGACATCCCCGAGCTGTATTTCAACGCGGCCCGGCTCGATCGGTCGATGGCGTTGCGCACCGGCGACTACGTGCGCTTGGCCCAACCGCGCACCGAGAAGATCGCGCAGTACGAGGCGGCCATGGGCGAGGCGATGACGTAA
- a CDS encoding AfsR/SARP family transcriptional regulator: MAVAICLLGGFALRVDANHVALPQHSRRVLAYLALDQIAQPDCERGVLAERLWPDATADRSRASLRTALWRIRQVDPALVYGTGGRVRLGADVTVDVHEFRGNAERMLSAQSDCPRDRAALLARTSELLPGWDETWLLLAREQLRQMRLHALETDARELAARGRYHEAIEAMLAVVAEEPLRESAQTALIEAHLCEGNVVEARRQLALFADLLWTELSIRPSPELFGRVGMAAPPPPAPASRSVDRQVALGERRVLPHMGARRRM; the protein is encoded by the coding sequence ATGGCGGTCGCCATTTGCCTGCTCGGCGGCTTCGCGCTGCGTGTAGACGCGAACCACGTTGCCCTGCCGCAGCATTCACGACGCGTGCTGGCCTATCTGGCGCTGGACCAGATCGCCCAACCCGACTGCGAGCGCGGCGTGCTCGCGGAACGCCTATGGCCCGACGCCACCGCGGACCGGTCCCGGGCGAGTTTGCGCACCGCCCTGTGGCGGATCCGGCAGGTCGATCCCGCGCTGGTGTACGGCACCGGCGGCCGGGTGCGGCTCGGCGCCGACGTGACGGTCGACGTGCACGAGTTCCGGGGCAACGCCGAGCGCATGCTGAGCGCGCAGTCCGACTGCCCACGCGACCGCGCCGCCCTGCTCGCCCGTACCAGCGAACTGCTGCCGGGCTGGGACGAGACCTGGCTGCTGCTCGCGCGAGAACAGTTGCGGCAGATGCGGTTGCACGCCCTCGAAACGGACGCGCGCGAGCTCGCGGCGCGGGGTCGCTACCACGAGGCGATCGAGGCGATGCTGGCCGTGGTCGCCGAGGAACCGCTGCGCGAATCGGCGCAGACCGCGCTCATCGAGGCACATCTGTGCGAGGGCAATGTGGTCGAGGCGCGCAGGCAGCTGGCCCTGTTCGCGGATCTGCTGTGGACCGAACTGAGCATCCGGCCGTCACCGGAGTTGTTCGGGCGGGTCGGCATGGCAGCCCCGCCGCCACCTGCGCCCGCGTCCCGCTCAGTCGATCGTCAGGTCGCGCTGGGCGAGCGCCGCGTGCTCCCACACATGGGTGCCCGACGCCGGATGTGA
- a CDS encoding AfsR/SARP family transcriptional regulator, with amino-acid sequence MAGRAAGPLPAYPRTSITAATSADLPGAAAQLSLFGGFELRVGGAKVVLPVHAQRVLAYLALHRMTAAECGRRVLAERLWENSSPDRSSASLRTALWRIRRAGPALLGGDAERVRLTEQVEVDVDRFRRRAEVLLAGCAGPAANAHALCTAAELLPGWDEDWLVLFREQLRLLRLHTLEAVARKDCAQGRYPQAIDLILRVVAEEPLRESAQAILIDAHLGEGNAAEARRQFDLFAATLWRELALRPSAELGRRAGVRVCTATTRR; translated from the coding sequence ATGGCGGGAAGGGCGGCAGGCCCCCTCCCGGCGTACCCGCGGACCAGTATCACCGCGGCCACTTCCGCGGATTTGCCCGGGGCGGCCGCGCAGCTGTCGTTGTTCGGCGGATTCGAATTGCGGGTGGGCGGGGCGAAGGTGGTGTTGCCGGTGCACGCGCAGCGGGTGCTCGCTTATCTCGCCCTGCACCGGATGACCGCGGCCGAATGCGGGCGACGGGTGCTGGCCGAGCGATTGTGGGAGAACTCGTCGCCGGATCGGTCCTCGGCCAGCTTGCGCACGGCGCTGTGGCGCATCCGCCGGGCCGGACCCGCTTTGCTCGGCGGCGACGCGGAGCGCGTGCGGTTGACCGAGCAGGTCGAGGTCGACGTGGACCGGTTCCGGCGGCGCGCCGAGGTCCTGCTGGCCGGGTGCGCAGGCCCGGCGGCGAACGCGCACGCGCTGTGCACGGCAGCCGAACTCCTACCGGGCTGGGACGAGGACTGGCTGGTGCTGTTCCGCGAACAGCTGCGGTTACTGCGGTTGCACACGTTGGAGGCGGTGGCCCGCAAGGATTGCGCTCAGGGCCGCTATCCGCAGGCGATCGACCTGATCCTGCGGGTCGTCGCCGAGGAGCCGCTGCGCGAATCGGCGCAGGCCATCCTGATCGATGCCCACCTCGGCGAGGGCAACGCGGCCGAGGCGCGCAGGCAGTTCGACCTCTTCGCGGCGACGCTGTGGCGCGAACTCGCGCTGCGCCCGTCGGCCGAGCTCGGGCGGCGGGCCGGCGTCCGGGTGTGCACGGCGACTACGCGTCGTTGA
- a CDS encoding OsmC family protein: MTKAHEYTLDVAWTGNTGTGTSGYRDFERSHIVSAEGKPPILGTADPAFRGAPEHWNPEELLVASLSQCHMLWYLVLCARAGIVVTEYTDHPSGTMVEDPEGGGRFSEVVLRPRIQIADSQHRERALALHERAHDLCFIANSVNFDVRCEPRVTGA, translated from the coding sequence ATGACCAAGGCGCACGAGTACACACTGGACGTGGCCTGGACCGGTAACACCGGCACGGGCACCAGCGGGTACCGGGATTTCGAGCGATCGCATATCGTCAGCGCCGAGGGCAAACCGCCGATCCTCGGCACAGCGGATCCGGCGTTCCGCGGCGCGCCCGAACACTGGAATCCGGAAGAGCTGCTGGTGGCCTCGCTGTCGCAGTGCCACATGCTCTGGTACCTCGTGCTGTGCGCTCGCGCGGGGATCGTGGTCACCGAATACACCGATCACCCGTCGGGCACCATGGTCGAAGATCCCGAGGGCGGCGGCCGTTTCTCCGAAGTAGTACTGCGCCCCCGGATACAGATCGCCGATTCGCAGCACCGGGAGCGCGCGCTCGCGCTGCACGAGCGCGCCCATGATCTCTGCTTCATCGCCAACTCCGTCAACTTCGACGTGCGCTGCGAACCGCGGGTCACCGGCGCCTGA
- a CDS encoding universal stress protein: protein MSHRATAIVVGLAERPSAFAALDAAAGLARDLADELHVVHAVDLGDYPVDPDIDDWERRADAKQATVRARAAAVLHDYRSIEWTYHARRGAPERVLLAVAHSVDARMIVIGSHPHSFLGYHYSGSVSRALLRQHEYPILLVSERSST from the coding sequence ATGTCGCACCGAGCCACCGCGATCGTCGTCGGCTTGGCCGAAAGACCCAGCGCCTTCGCTGCTCTCGATGCGGCCGCCGGTCTGGCCAGAGATCTCGCGGACGAATTACATGTGGTGCACGCCGTCGATCTAGGCGACTATCCGGTGGATCCCGATATCGATGATTGGGAAAGACGGGCAGACGCGAAACAGGCGACCGTGCGGGCGCGCGCAGCGGCCGTGCTCCACGACTATCGTTCGATCGAGTGGACCTACCATGCCCGACGAGGAGCCCCGGAGCGAGTCCTGCTCGCCGTCGCGCACTCGGTAGACGCCAGGATGATCGTCATCGGCTCGCATCCGCATTCGTTTCTCGGTTATCACTACAGTGGTTCCGTGTCGCGTGCGCTGCTGCGCCAGCACGAATACCCGATCCTCCTTGTCTCCGAGCGTAGTTCGACCTGA